CCATTTTTTTGGTTTTTATAAGCGTCATATAACGCCAGCACCAATAACTCCCCAAATGCGTAAGCATAGACATAGCCCGGCGTATGTAAAAAGTGAGGAATATAACACCACCACAATTTGTATTCGTCTGTGATTGTTACCGAATCCCCATAAAGATCTTTCTGTGTTTCCAGCCAGTGGTTTGAAAATTCTTCTGTTGTAAGTTCACCCTTTTCACGACGTGTGGTGTGAATTTTGTCCTCAAATCTATTCATCGAAACCTGCCTGAAAACCGTTGCAATGGTATCATCGATTTTACTGATTAACAGTGCCAGCTTCTCTTTTGGATCATCAATACTCTCCATCAACTTATTGAAAACCAGCATTTCTCCAAAAACGGATGCCGTTTCTGCTGTAGTCAATGGTGTTGAGGACTGTAATTCTCCCTGTTTTCTTGAAAGATATTGATGCACTCCATGACCCAGCTCATGCGCAAGGGTTTGCACATCCCGTAACTGGCCATCAAAATTCATAAAAACATAAGGGTGTACGTTGGTAACCGTACTCGCCGAATATGCACCTCCTCTTTTACCGGGCCTGATCGCCGCATCAATCCATTTCTTATCAAAAAATTCTGATGCAATCGATTTCATTTGAGGATGGAAATCGCCATACGCTTCCAATACCATCGATTTAGCCTGATCCCATTTTACAGTCTCACGATTTTTTGCAATCGGAGCATATCGATCGTAGTCGAACATTTCATCAACTCCAAGCAGATTCCGCTTTAGCTTGTAATAGCGCTGAACCAGTTCATACCGGCCGGTAACCGCAGATATCAGCGCATCTACCGTTTCGTTATCTGTTTGATTGGAGAGGTTTCTGGATGAGATCCAGCTCTCATATCCACGAAGTTTATCATTGGTGTGCTTATCCGCCAGAAGTGTGTTAAAAATAAATGTAAGTGATCGGGATAGCTGTGTAAAGGTTTTTGTAAGAGACTCGTGTGCTCTTTTTCTCAGTTCCCGATCCGGATTATGAAGTTTACTTAAAACCTGCTGTTCCGTCATCTCCTCACCGTCAAGCTCAAAGCGTGCTGCTCCAAGAGTCTCATCAAAATATCGGTTCCAGGCAGAACGACCCGTTACAGATTTCGCACTCATCACCTGTTCTGCATCTTCAGATAGCGTGTGATCTTTGTACATCCTTGAAACGCAAAGATAATGTTTCCAGGAAGCCAGCTCTTTAGAGTTGATCAATTCCTGGGCTCTCTCATCCTCAACTTTCA
This is a stretch of genomic DNA from Rhodohalobacter barkolensis. It encodes these proteins:
- a CDS encoding M3 family oligoendopeptidase; amino-acid sequence: MSSKNKTETGAENVAWDLSDLYNSPEDPKLAEDKKQLLKEADDFSDKYHSKIEMLSAAEFADALRAYEKLIQRAGKIGSYAHLIWSTNTEDAKLGKLLQEANELGSELSQKLVFFDVEWMKVEDERAQELINSKELASWKHYLCVSRMYKDHTLSEDAEQVMSAKSVTGRSAWNRYFDETLGAARFELDGEEMTEQQVLSKLHNPDRELRKRAHESLTKTFTQLSRSLTFIFNTLLADKHTNDKLRGYESWISSRNLSNQTDNETVDALISAVTGRYELVQRYYKLKRNLLGVDEMFDYDRYAPIAKNRETVKWDQAKSMVLEAYGDFHPQMKSIASEFFDKKWIDAAIRPGKRGGAYSASTVTNVHPYVFMNFDGQLRDVQTLAHELGHGVHQYLSRKQGELQSSTPLTTAETASVFGEMLVFNKLMESIDDPKEKLALLISKIDDTIATVFRQVSMNRFEDKIHTTRREKGELTTEEFSNHWLETQKDLYGDSVTITDEYKLWWCYIPHFLHTPGYVYAYAFGELLVLALYDAYKNQKNGFADRYIDLLEAGGSDWPHNIVSKMDIDIKSADFWNRGLDLFESMVEQAEELADTL